From Pseudomonas fluorescens:
GAAACGGATGACGAAGGGTATGTTGCGTTTGCGCTGGGACACTTTCCGTAATGCCGTCATGACAGTGCTCCCCCGCCAAGCGGTACTGCTGGATCAGATCATCAAGCCGGTATTCACACAGGCCATACCCTGCACCAGGCAGGCTTACCCAAATATTCCGGCACTTTTCGATTGCGGTTCCGACCCGGCCTGCATGCACGTCCGGTAGCGCGCGGCATTCGCGGATGTGCTGCAAAGCCAGCAGGTCCTGGCTGATCGGGCTGAAGTCCGACAGAGCCAGCAGCGTTCGGCAATACGGCCAATCTTTGAGCATCTGCTGATACCGGCCCGAGGCATTAGATGTTAGCCCCTTACTGTTGATGACCTTCGAGCGTCGTCCATTTGCGAAGAGGGTGATCACTGAAATCCGTGAAGATCTCAGGCTTCCTGTCGATGCCCGTCACGATGACGTCGTAGCCATCCAGGGCGGTGGCCGGCGATGTGCTGGTCCCTTCGGACCAAGTGAGCATATCGAGGAAGGCCAACGCGTCACGACTGCCCGCTTGGATAGCTGAAATTCGTGCCATTGTCTTTTCTCCAGGCGAAAAAAACCCGCATATAAGGCGGGATCAAGGGTAAAAACCAACTCAGTTGGATAAGGTTGGCAAGATGCTGTATTCAAACGAATTTGGCCAAAGACCCCGTCGCGACAAGAAGTTCCGCTCCGTTATTAATTGACAGCCTTTGCGTTGGGGCACATCGCTATCATCTGCGCCAAATTAACCCTACAAGGAACGCGTCAATGGTGTTGAGACCCACCAAAACTACCAATCACCACGGATGGGTTTGGGTCTACAAAAAGATAAGAAGCTTCGGCTTCTCTCGATTTACAGCATTTTACCGGACGTCCCTCTATGTCCTTCGAGGAGACACGGGGTCATTTAAATACAAGCATGGTTGGTCAAAATTTCGTTTCCGCCGTTGATCAATTCCGATCAAGCTATGCTGGTTTACTGTCAGCCTGCTCGATTACGGAAACATCGATGGGGCCGTAAAGGTATCACCAACAAACCGGCCACCTGCAGCGAAAGCGGCAGTCCCCCCCTGCAAGAATGCCAACACCCAAGGTATGCACAAAACCTTCTGAGTTGGTGGCGATGATGGCGGCGCCAGCGATCACCCCGGCGCCGCCCACTATCCATATGTTTTTGCTCGGCGACTTCAGTTCCATTGCAGCGATGCTCCCTGTTAAGAATGCGCTGAGTTTATCGCCGCGACCTTCAATAAGAATCTTTCTCGCTGCATCCGGAGGCCGGCGCCTAACTGGAGATAATCCATGGACGACCAGTTCTACCTGCAAGACAGCCACAGTCACGCCTACGTCGGCGACGGCTTATCGTTCTGGGGCTTTGGTGGCTCTGGGTACGTCACCGACCTGGCAAAGGCCCAGGTGTTTACGCGGGACGGCGCTTGCGATCACCGCGACACCGACATCCCGTGGCCCAAGGCCTACGTGGATGCCAGAGCGCGAGAGTAGGTGTTGACTGCCAGTATGTGACGCTGAGCGAAGCGCTGGACCAATACCCCGACGCAGCTGAGTTTTACATCTAGAAGCCGCTTGCGGTCGGTTCATAAGCGACGCGCAGCGCTACCGGGAAGACCGCCGCAACTGCGGAACAAGCAACACGCCTTAATCCAGCTCCATGCCGGTCCCCCGTAATACCCCTATCGCCGAACAGCACCAGACGGCGAGGCTATCAGCGCTTATCGCGAGCTTCGGGATTCCTTGCATTGCAGATAAACACGATCCCAGGAGCAATAAAGATACTCCAATAGCCATTTATGCTTGGATACAAAAGCGGCCCGAATACCCCAGTGACAAGCAAAGCGAGCCCTGCCCATAACCGCTTACGCGGCGTGAACCACTCGCGGAACGCTTCAAGCTTTTTACCGGCCATTACCCACGTCCTTGTTTGATAAGCAGCAAAGCATATCACCCACTTCAACGAATCACGCCAACCGGCGAGGATCCCCTATGTCCGCACAGCAGAAGCCCCCCTTCGATTTCAAAACCCAATACGGACTCGGCTTCAACCCTCAGGACAATGAGATCGTTGTCGACTTCTTCTTGGTGGAGACGGTGGCGCCGGGACAAGGCAAACAACGTGCGTGGCGCCCTTGAGACCATCGGCGAGAACGCCGGCCACATCAAGCAAGGTCTAGCCCAACTCAGAAAGCTTCCATGATTCAGCCACTATTTGATTTTGATCTCAAACGCGCCTCACGCGAGCACTACATAACAGATAAAGCTGCGATCAATTTTCCACACGTGGGGAGTACAGCTGGCGGCTGGCATTTTCTATCGTACTTCGGCCGCAAGACCGAGGTGTCGATGGTGTCGCTGGCAGGTATTCACTACCCAAACACCACCGGTTTTTTTGGTGACTCGGGCGTCATTGACGTAACTGAACAACTAGCCAAGCGTGGTTGGTTTGCCGGATGTGACTATGACTGGTAACGAAGGCCAAAGCTCAACGACAACCCTAACAAGCCCGAACCGTCGATCTCGCCAAGCATGTGTTGTTCCCCCTCACTTTGCACACACTCGACAACTCCTTAGGGGCGAACTCCAACGCAGTACGATTGAGCGTGCTAAGCCACCTGAGTCGCAAACTTACCAACCGCTTCAACAACTTTCTTGGCTCCGTCCTGAATTTCAACAATAACTTGCCCTGCCTGCGTGGCTAGCTCAAGACCTTGCTCAGCTTGGGACTTACTGTTCGCCATCTCCGCTATAGTTTGATCCACCAGCTTCTGATTTTCCAAAACAACTGATGCGATTTCCTCAGTCGCCGTGCTGGTGCGCCCGGCCAATTGTCGAACCTCATCCGCGACGACTGCAAAACCTCGGCCTTGCTCACCTGCGCGTGCAGCCTCAATCGCAGCATTCAATGCCAAAAGGTTCGTTTGCTGAGCAATACTACTGATGGTCTGAATGATCGAACTGATTAACAGCGACTGCTTTCCAAGCGCTTCGACGCCACCCGAGGCAGCCTGCATATCCCCAGCGACTTTGCGCATGGTGTGCATAGTGTCGTTAACCACTATCGCACCACGTTGAGCAGTAACGTCAGTCTGCTGGGAGATTTCAAATGCCGTTTGTGCAGCATCACTGACTTGGTGTTCACGGGCAACCTGTTCGGTAATAACCGTTGCAAACTTAACTACCTTGCGCAGTGTTCCTTCGGTGTCGTAGACCGGGTTATAGCTCGCCTCCAGCCATACCGTCTGACCCCGACTATCAACACGTTGGAATCGGCCAGCGACAAACTCACCCTTGTTCAACGTCAACCAAAAATCCCTGTATTGCTGGGAAGAAGCCTCCTCTGGCCGACAGAAAATACGATGATGACTTCCTTGCGCTTGTCCCAGGCTGTAACCCATCGCTTTTAAAAACTGCTCATTCGCCGTGATTACATGCCCGGATAGATCGAACTCAATGACCGCCGTCGAGCGCAGTAGCGCGTCAATGAACGATGCGTTTTCCGATGCCTTTTCCACTCTGGACGTAATGTTCGTCGCATAGCCTGCGATATGACTCAACCGGCCAGTCGCATCAGCTACGGGTTGCCAATGAGCATGAATCCACACTAATGAGCCGTCAGCATGCAGGTACCTGTATTCATCAGATATCGACTTACCGGCGGCGACAGCCGCCCGAAAATTGTGAAAACAGGGAAGTTTGGAAACGTACTGCGGAACAATGTCGGCCATGGCACGACCTATAAGCTGATTCTGGGTGTACCCCAAAGCCTGTGCAAAATTGTCGTTGCAGGTGGTAATTGCAAAATTAGTATCGATACTCAGCGTCAGCATTTCACGGTGTAGGCCATCACGCAGTTGGCGCAACTCCGACAACTCAGCTGTTTGAGCCTCAAGCTGATTCTTGATTTTTTTATTGAACATGGAAAACGACCTGTTGGGTGTTAAAAGGTTTATCGGCGTGATCAGCAACACGTTTAGCTATCAGACGAACGAAAAGCAGTGAGACGACGAACGTCACAATCAGGTCGGCAAGCTGCCGTGGCCACACGTCTCAGCTCCAGCCCCAGAAACAAAACTGAAATCCCGGATCAGGCACCGCTTGGAACCTGATTTCGCCTCGAAGATTAGGCCCGGTTGTCATCGAAGTTTTTTGAGCATATCTTGTCTAAAAACTTATACAAGGTATCAGAAGTTGTACAAGAATGAGCGGTGGCCACTGACGCTTTATTTCGACGGCGAGTGCCCTCTTTGCGCCCGGGAGATCAAGATCCTAAATGTGCGAGCAGCACCGGATCGTCTCCTGTTTGTGGACATCAGCGATCCTACCTTCGAAGCAAAATCTCTTGGGTTCACGCTCGTTGAAATGCAGTCGATACTGCACGCCAG
This genomic window contains:
- a CDS encoding glycoside hydrolase family protein, with product MLKDWPYCRTLLALSDFSPISQDLLALQHIRECRALPDVHAGRVGTAIEKCRNIWVSLPGAGYGLCEYRLDDLIQQYRLAGEHCHDGITESVPAQTQHTLRHPFPVLVDQ
- a CDS encoding methyl-accepting chemotaxis protein, producing MHTMRKVAGDMQAASGGVEALGKQSLLISSIIQTISSIAQQTNLLALNAAIEAARAGEQGRGFAVVADEVRQLAGRTSTATEEIASVVLENQKLVDQTIAEMANSKSQAEQGLELATQAGQVIVEIQDGAKKVVEAVGKFATQVA